A single region of the Oscillatoria salina IIICB1 genome encodes:
- a CDS encoding alpha/beta hydrolase, producing the protein MSRKIWRSLSYISMLTAAGVIFLTSSAEAAENVVLKYGFLRESVSIPELTALAETGEVSSSLKAYLRMANKEPEELRRVLNNEVDVDSLILYRILNTTPGELVLDQVSEIIHTPTNRANEQALRAALVKSALEDDQITLIEILQNYPTTEVHVEGERIEEVYNRVSSLLKRIPHLPF; encoded by the coding sequence ATGTCAAGAAAAATCTGGCGATCGCTAAGTTACATTAGTATGTTAACTGCGGCGGGAGTAATTTTCTTGACTAGTAGTGCTGAAGCTGCTGAGAATGTAGTTTTGAAGTACGGTTTTCTACGCGAGTCAGTATCGATACCAGAGTTAACTGCACTGGCGGAAACCGGAGAGGTATCTTCTTCGTTAAAGGCGTACTTAAGAATGGCAAACAAGGAACCAGAAGAATTGCGCAGAGTTTTAAACAATGAAGTAGATGTAGATTCGCTGATTTTATATCGAATACTTAACACCACGCCTGGCGAACTCGTCCTTGACCAAGTAAGCGAGATTATTCATACTCCCACAAATCGAGCTAACGAACAAGCTTTACGTGCTGCTTTGGTCAAATCTGCCCTTGAAGACGACCAAATTACGTTAATTGAAATTCTGCAAAATTATCCGACGACAGAAGTTCATGTCGAGGGGGAAAGGATTGAAGAAGTTTACAATCGAGTTAGTAGTTTGCTCAAGCGTATACCCCACTTACCTTTTTAA
- a CDS encoding mechanosensitive ion channel family protein, translated as MQIDSEILEYIWELMARLGLFSLAVVISPFAGQFVLQFIQLILKLLDYRQIINAKAVYARSIEPFENSLWLIGVFFFIAIALNLLIKYEELHKFLGFFVYSTLSIGIGWFTARIVRKIIHRSVISLVHRWFGKVNEVVLIFETLSYVLIVVMAIVIFAIGLQVELFPLLAGLGISGAVLGLAAQQTLGQLFGTLELYLDRPYLCGEYIRVNFNPYAEDVYGRIESIGLRSTKIRIVAQNTIMIVPNLTMAGKNIENVSRGKKTMAMLCLDFSRYLREEEQALVTQIIEQESRLFWGFDRASTRVQYEKAEPTSITRARVFFFLTSPSENSLELRKRLLELANEAIAKKLAVQNLRFIVPEPTIYIDSPMSL; from the coding sequence ATGCAAATAGATTCAGAAATCCTAGAATATATTTGGGAATTAATGGCGAGATTAGGATTATTTTCCTTAGCTGTGGTCATCTCGCCATTTGCAGGTCAATTTGTACTTCAGTTTATTCAGCTAATCCTTAAGTTACTAGACTATCGGCAAATAATTAACGCTAAAGCCGTTTATGCTCGCTCGATCGAACCATTTGAGAATTCCCTCTGGTTAATAGGTGTATTTTTTTTTATCGCCATTGCTTTAAATTTGTTGATTAAGTACGAAGAGCTGCATAAATTTTTAGGATTTTTTGTCTATTCAACTTTGTCAATTGGAATTGGCTGGTTTACTGCCAGAATTGTCCGCAAAATTATCCATCGTTCAGTTATTAGTTTAGTGCATCGGTGGTTTGGAAAAGTTAATGAAGTAGTGCTGATTTTTGAGACTCTGAGTTATGTATTGATTGTGGTGATGGCAATCGTAATTTTTGCGATCGGACTTCAAGTAGAATTGTTTCCTCTCTTAGCTGGTTTAGGTATTAGTGGTGCGGTACTCGGTTTGGCAGCCCAGCAGACACTCGGACAACTTTTTGGCACCCTAGAACTATATCTGGATCGCCCTTATCTTTGTGGAGAGTATATCCGAGTCAATTTTAATCCTTATGCAGAAGATGTTTATGGTCGGATCGAGTCAATTGGTTTGCGTTCGACCAAAATTCGGATTGTTGCTCAAAATACAATCATGATTGTGCCAAATTTGACAATGGCTGGCAAAAATATTGAAAATGTTAGTCGAGGGAAAAAGACGATGGCGATGCTTTGTCTCGACTTTTCGAGATATCTTAGAGAAGAGGAGCAAGCCCTGGTAACTCAGATTATCGAGCAAGAAAGTCGCTTATTTTGGGGCTTCGATCGCGCTAGTACGCGAGTTCAGTATGAAAAAGCAGAACCTACTTCAATAACCCGCGCACGGGTGTTTTTTTTCCTTACCAGTCCGAGTGAAAACTCTCTAGAACTGCGCAAACGACTTTTAGAATTGGCTAATGAGGCGATCGCTAAAAAACTGGCAGTCCAAAACCTGAGATTTATTGTTCCAGAACCAACTATTTATATTGATTCACCCATGTCTCTGTAG
- a CDS encoding mechanosensitive ion channel family protein, which produces MFDRQLGLEVTLPDSIAIPALAMALLSLMTLLTILFFQGISYVKLPQLSKSLSARFSSPESQEIIQKLIQPYQGWLIWVIISIIVDLIVLALPTPSWLLLFEFPLSLLLAISTTFLGFRLFSEIFDNYLLVVALDERAKINTELLTLGKFLTKALIVLIVIFCFAQAHQVNLIGLVASLGIGGFAIAFASQKVIEQILWSVVLYIDRPFTVDDYIHLPDRTLGRVESIGWRSTKIRLSGKNTLVVVPNSNLAQINIENLSSAQRVISMVTLTFFRAMSEEEKAILKQLFLDSTSDILGIDRQLTQVNFQDLPDRSGQYQVQAQVIFFILGATDTSMELRRGLLGMARENITKRLQEYGIMFDIKESIVDVSQPMNI; this is translated from the coding sequence ATGTTCGATCGCCAATTGGGTTTAGAAGTGACATTACCAGATAGCATTGCAATTCCAGCGCTCGCGATGGCGCTACTGAGTTTAATGACACTTTTAACCATTCTCTTTTTCCAAGGAATTTCCTACGTCAAACTTCCGCAACTAAGCAAATCCCTCAGCGCGCGCTTTAGTTCACCTGAATCTCAAGAAATTATCCAAAAGCTCATTCAACCTTATCAAGGTTGGTTAATTTGGGTAATTATTTCAATCATCGTTGATTTGATTGTTCTCGCACTGCCAACACCATCTTGGCTACTCTTATTTGAATTTCCCTTAAGTTTACTCTTAGCAATCAGTACCACTTTTTTAGGATTCAGACTTTTTTCCGAAATATTCGATAACTATTTGCTAGTAGTTGCACTAGATGAGCGAGCAAAAATCAATACTGAACTATTGACTTTAGGCAAATTTTTAACCAAAGCATTAATTGTCCTAATTGTAATCTTTTGCTTCGCCCAAGCTCATCAAGTAAATTTAATCGGTTTAGTAGCAAGCTTAGGAATTGGCGGATTTGCGATCGCCTTTGCATCGCAAAAAGTAATCGAGCAAATTCTTTGGAGTGTTGTTCTTTACATCGATCGACCTTTCACCGTTGACGATTATATCCATTTACCAGACCGAACTCTTGGTAGAGTTGAATCAATCGGCTGGCGTTCCACAAAAATTCGCCTTTCGGGGAAAAATACCCTCGTCGTAGTACCCAATAGTAACCTAGCCCAAATTAACATTGAGAACTTAAGCAGTGCGCAGCGAGTCATTTCAATGGTAACGCTAACCTTTTTTAGAGCAATGTCTGAAGAAGAAAAAGCCATACTCAAACAGCTTTTTTTGGACAGTACCAGCGATATACTAGGAATCGATCGTCAACTAACCCAAGTTAACTTTCAAGATCTACCCGATCGCTCTGGTCAATACCAAGTTCAAGCACAAGTAATTTTCTTTATTTTAGGGGCAACAGACACATCAATGGAATTACGGAGAGGTTTGCTAGGAATGGCGAGGGAAAATATCACTAAGCGACTACAAGAATACGGAATTATGTTTGACATCAAAGAAAGCATTGTTGATGTCAGCCAGCCCATGAATATTTAG